A genomic stretch from Candidatus Ishikawaella capsulata Mpkobe includes:
- a CDS encoding electron transport complex protein RnfA, translated as MKNVFLIFVSSSLINNLVLLHFCGLCPLMRAGKNIEIAQIFSGITTCVIVISSIWIWIFTKIILVPLQMIYLRYTICVLIIATMVQLVEIIMKKVNPLIYQSLGIFFPLITTNCMILNTLLLSIDLKCNFLETIFYVLGTSLGFSLVIILFSSIQERLTLANIPVPFQGISIRLITLGLISLAFMGFQGMINF; from the coding sequence ATGAAAAATGTTTTTTTAATATTTGTTAGTTCGTCATTAATAAACAATTTAGTTTTATTACATTTTTGCGGGCTGTGTCCTTTGATGAGAGCTGGTAAAAATATTGAAATAGCTCAAATTTTTAGTGGTATAACAACTTGTGTGATAGTTATTTCTTCAATCTGGATTTGGATATTCACTAAAATTATTTTAGTTCCTCTTCAAATGATTTATCTTCGCTATACAATCTGTGTTTTAATAATAGCCACAATGGTACAATTAGTAGAAATTATTATGAAAAAGGTAAATCCATTAATTTATCAATCACTAGGTATATTTTTCCCTCTCATTACTACCAATTGCATGATATTAAATACCCTATTATTAAGTATAGATTTAAAATGTAATTTTTTAGAAACAATATTTTATGTCTTGGGTACTTCTTTAGGTTTTTCGCTAGTGATTATACTTTTTTCCAGTATACAAGAACGTCTAACATTAGCTAATATTCCTGTTCCCTTTCAAGGAATTTCTATTAGGTTAATTACTCTTGGATTAATTTCTTTAGCCTTTATGGGATTTCAAGGTATGATTAATTTTTAA
- a CDS encoding RnfABCDGE type electron transport complex subunit B codes for MNICISIIEISILSLLLGAILGYVSHYFLLLPSDNLSKCIDDILPQKQCRKCGYADCFSYANAISSKNEQINKCIPGGNDTIRKIAYLLNLDIEDVSLVDGNEAHSAWNQVAWINEVACIGCTKCVQICPVDAIIGSKRTLHTVMGKFCTGCELCIHSCPTNCIQMKSVNIIATNHNSS; via the coding sequence ATGAATATATGTATTAGTATCATCGAAATAAGTATTTTAAGCTTATTATTAGGAGCCATATTGGGATATGTATCCCATTACTTTTTATTATTACCAAGTGATAATCTCAGTAAGTGCATCGACGATATATTGCCACAAAAACAATGTAGAAAATGTGGGTATGCCGATTGTTTTAGTTATGCCAATGCTATTTCTAGCAAAAATGAACAAATCAACAAGTGTATTCCAGGAGGAAACGATACAATTAGAAAAATTGCTTATTTACTTAACCTCGATATTGAGGATGTATCATTAGTTGATGGTAATGAAGCACATTCTGCATGGAATCAAGTGGCTTGGATTAATGAAGTGGCATGTATAGGTTGTACTAAATGTGTTCAGATATGTCCAGTAGATGCCATTATTGGCAGTAAAAGAACTCTTCATACTGTTATGGGTAAATTTTGTACTGGTTGTGAGTTATGTATTCATTCATGTCCTACTAATTGTATACAGATGAAATCTGTGAACATTATTGCAACTAATCATAATAGTAGCTAA